A genome region from Musa acuminata AAA Group cultivar baxijiao chromosome BXJ3-5, Cavendish_Baxijiao_AAA, whole genome shotgun sequence includes the following:
- the LOC103985741 gene encoding UDP-glycosyltransferase 86A1, with translation MAASHRKPPHALLVPYPLQGHIIPAVHLAIKLASRGFAITFVNTEAVHHQTCCAARRSGSDLGHDIFPAARASGLDIRYELVSDGLPVAFDRSLNHDQFMFAVLHVLSAHVEELIRKLSLRADPPLTCLIADTFFVWPSTLAKKFGIPYVSFWTEPALIFSLYYHMDLLIRNGHFASHDNSKDTITYVPGVAAIEPADLMSYLQETDVSTVVHQIIFKAFDEAKAADFVLCNTVQELESDTISALQREKPFYAVGPIFPAGFTRSAVATSLWAESDCSQWLDSKPPGSVLYISFGSYAHIGRRDLEEIAHGVLGSTVSFIWVLRSDVVSSDEPDPLPEDFAEESQGRGVVVPWCCQVELLKHRSIGGFLTHCGWNSILESIWCGVPLLCFPLLTDQFTNRKLVVNDWRIGLDLGRTNKVNREEVSKRIEILMEGEAGNEARKNIREVRRALEIALTPEGSSHKNLDQFIADLTKYGEQINGV, from the exons ATGGCTGCCTCTCACCGGAAGCCGCCTCACGCCCTCCTCGTCCCCTACCCTCTCCAAGGTCACATCATCCCGGCCGTCCACCTCGCCATCAAACTCGCCTCCAGGGGTTTCGCCATCACCTTCGTCAATACCGAAGCCGTCCACCACCAGACCTGTTGCGCCGCCCGCCGCTCCGGCTCCGACCTCGGCCACGACATCTTCCCCGCCGCCCGCGCCTCCGGCCTCGACATACGCTACGAGCTCGTGAGCGACGGCCTCCCCGTTGCCTTCGACCGCTCTCTCAACCACGACCAGTTCATGTTCGCCGTTCTCCACGTCCTCTCCGCCCACGTCGAGGAGCTCATACGGAAGCTGTCGCTGCGCGCCGATCCTCCCCTCACCTGCCTCATCGCCGACACCTTCTTCGTGTGGCCTTCCACCTTGGCCAAGAAGTTTGGGATCCCCTACGTATCCTTCTGGACCGAGCCGGCGCTCATCTTCTCTCTCTACTATCACATGGATCTCCTCATCCGAAATGGCCACTTCGCTTCTCATG ATAACAGCAAAGACACGATAACGTACGTGCCAGGGGTGGCAGCGATCGAGCCGGCTGACCTCATGTCGTACCTGCAGGAGACGGACGTGTCGACGGTGGTGCACCAGATCATCTTCAAGGCGTTCGACGAGGCCAAGGCCGCGGACTTCGTGCTGTGCAACACGGTGCAAGAGCTGGAGTCCGACACGATCTCCGCCCTGCAGCGGGAGAAGCCGTTCTATGCTGTGGGGCCGATCTTCCCCGCGGGGTTCACCAGGAGCGCCGTGGCGACGAGCCTGTGGGCGGAATCCGACTGCTCCCAGTGGCTGGACTCCAAACCGCCGGGTTCCGTCTTGTACATCTCCTTTGGAAGCTACGCGCACATCGGCAGGCGGGACCTGGAGGAGATAGCCCACGGAGTTCTCGGAAGCACGGTCAGCTTCATATGGGTGCTCCGGTCGGACGTCGTCAGCTCCGACGAGCCCGACCCGCTGCCCGAAGACTTCGCGGAGGAGAGCCAAGGGAGGGGGGTGGTGGTGCCATGGTGCTGCCAGGTCGAGCTGCTGAAGCACCGGTCGATCGGCGGTTTCCTCACCCACTGCGGCTGGAACTCGATCTTGGAGAGCATTTGGTGCGGGGTTCCGCTGCTCTGCTTCCCCCTCCTCACCGATCAGTTCACGAATCGGAAACTGGTGGTCAATGACTGGAGGATCGGACTCGACCTAGGACGGACGAACAAGGTGAACAGAGAGGAAGTAAGCAAGAGAATCGAGATCTTGATGGAAGGAGAAGCAGGGAATGAGGCCAGGAAGAACATAAGGGAGGTCAGGAGAGCCCTCGAGATTGCACTCACTCCCGAGGGTTCGTCACATAAGAACTTGGATCAGTTCATCGCGGATCTAACGAAGTATGGTGAGCAGATCAATGGAGTGTGA